The following proteins are co-located in the Streptomyces bottropensis ATCC 25435 genome:
- the mqnE gene encoding aminofutalosine synthase MqnE: MDVGLKRELEEKVRSGERLTREDGIALYESDDLAWLGGLAHEVRMRKNGDVVHFNVNRHLNMTNVCTASCAYCSFQRKPGEKDAYTMRIEEAVKLAKAMEGENLTELHIVNGLHPNLPWRYYPRSLKELKAALPDVSLKAFTATEIHHFETISGLTASEILDELIDAGLESLTGGGAEIFDWEVRQHIVDHRTHWEDWSRIHRLAHEKGLKTPCTMLYGHIEEPRHRVDHVLRLRELQDETGGFQVFIPLRYQHDFVDMQDGKVRNRLQARTQMATGAEALKTFAVSRLLFDNVPHVKVFWVMHGVQTAQLALQHGADDMDGSVVEYKITHDADNYGTPNKLTREDLLDLIRDAGFRPVERNTRYEIIREYDGPDPARRESPQPMRV; the protein is encoded by the coding sequence ATGGACGTCGGGCTCAAGCGGGAGCTGGAGGAGAAGGTCCGCTCCGGCGAGCGGCTGACCCGCGAGGACGGCATCGCGCTGTACGAGTCGGACGACCTGGCCTGGCTGGGCGGTCTGGCGCACGAGGTGCGGATGCGGAAGAACGGCGACGTCGTCCACTTCAACGTCAACCGCCACCTCAACATGACCAACGTGTGCACGGCGTCGTGCGCGTACTGCTCCTTCCAGCGCAAGCCGGGGGAGAAGGACGCGTACACGATGCGCATCGAGGAGGCGGTGAAGCTCGCCAAGGCGATGGAGGGCGAGAACCTCACCGAGCTGCACATCGTCAACGGCCTGCACCCGAACCTTCCGTGGCGCTACTACCCGCGCTCGCTGAAGGAGTTGAAGGCCGCCCTCCCGGACGTCTCGCTCAAGGCCTTCACGGCCACCGAGATCCACCACTTCGAGACGATCAGCGGCCTGACGGCGTCGGAGATCCTCGACGAGCTGATCGACGCGGGGCTCGAATCCCTCACCGGCGGCGGCGCGGAGATCTTCGACTGGGAGGTCCGGCAGCACATCGTCGACCACCGCACCCACTGGGAGGACTGGTCGCGGATCCACCGCCTGGCGCACGAGAAGGGTCTCAAGACCCCGTGCACCATGCTCTACGGCCACATCGAGGAGCCGCGCCACCGGGTGGACCACGTCCTGCGCCTGCGTGAACTGCAGGACGAGACCGGCGGTTTCCAGGTCTTCATCCCACTGCGCTACCAGCACGACTTCGTCGACATGCAGGACGGCAAGGTCCGCAACCGCCTCCAGGCCCGCACCCAGATGGCGACGGGTGCCGAGGCCCTGAAGACCTTCGCGGTCTCCCGCCTCCTCTTCGACAACGTCCCCCACGTCAAGGTCTTCTGGGTCATGCACGGCGTCCAGACGGCCCAGCTGGCGCTGCAGCACGGCGCCGACGACATGGACGGCTCGGTCGTCGAGTACAAGATCACCCACGACGCGGACAACTACGGCACGCCGAACAAGCTGACCCGCGAGGACCTGCTGGACCTCATCCGCGACGCGGGCTTCCGCCCGGTGGAACGGAACACGAGGTACGAGATCATCCGCGAGTACGACGGCCCGGACCCGGCACGCCGGGAATCTCCGCAGCCGATGCGGGTCTGA
- a CDS encoding GNAT family N-acetyltransferase has product MALTFQLDPPLTPALHGGILALWADVSNAGGAVGFVPPVTAEQIRPELLKHLTAMAEGRHRLLLGLDDTGSPAATAFFAFNTHRLMTHWVWLYTVMVHPAHQGKGHGRALMTAVETAARGFDGIDAVRLGCRGGHGLEHFYASCGYKEVGRVPGAIRVAPGDHRDDITMLLPLT; this is encoded by the coding sequence ATGGCCCTTACGTTCCAGCTCGATCCGCCCCTCACCCCCGCCCTCCACGGCGGAATCCTCGCCCTCTGGGCGGACGTCTCCAACGCCGGCGGAGCCGTTGGTTTCGTTCCGCCGGTGACGGCGGAGCAGATCCGTCCGGAGCTTCTCAAGCACCTCACGGCGATGGCGGAAGGCAGGCACCGCCTGCTTCTCGGGCTGGACGACACCGGCAGCCCCGCCGCCACCGCCTTCTTCGCCTTCAACACCCACCGCCTGATGACCCACTGGGTCTGGCTCTACACGGTGATGGTCCACCCCGCCCACCAGGGCAAGGGTCACGGCCGCGCCCTCATGACGGCGGTCGAGACCGCCGCCCGCGGCTTCGACGGCATAGACGCGGTCCGCCTCGGCTGCCGGGGCGGCCACGGCCTGGAGCACTTCTACGCCTCCTGCGGCTACAAGGAGGTGGGCCGCGTCCCGGGCGCCATCCGCGTCGCCCCCGGCGACCACCGCGACGACATCACGATGCTCCTGCCCCTGACCTGA
- a CDS encoding DUF4229 domain-containing protein: MLRYTLMRLGIFAGCFVVVWALVYSGVAPRGLGASNGMWVVVLALLISAPISFVALRKERDRASERIAPRLDRSIDRVKSNLSANRSQEDEVDDEARTEARTDARTEAPTPVAAEETKKDDAVRATEPASGQAS; this comes from the coding sequence ATGCTCCGCTACACACTGATGCGCCTCGGTATCTTCGCGGGCTGCTTCGTGGTCGTCTGGGCCCTCGTCTACTCCGGCGTCGCCCCGCGCGGCCTCGGCGCCTCCAACGGCATGTGGGTGGTCGTCCTCGCCCTGCTGATCTCCGCGCCGATCAGCTTCGTCGCCCTGCGCAAGGAGCGGGACCGGGCCTCCGAGCGGATCGCCCCCCGCCTCGACCGCTCCATCGACCGCGTCAAGTCCAACCTCTCGGCCAACCGCAGCCAGGAGGACGAGGTCGACGACGAGGCCCGGACCGAGGCCCGTACCGATGCACGGACCGAGGCACCGACGCCGGTGGCGGCCGAGGAGACGAAGAAGGACGACGCCGTCAGGGCCACCGAGCCGGCGTCCGGCCAGGCTTCCTAG
- a CDS encoding TetR/AcrR family transcriptional regulator: MGAVKSKRMPRAVREQQMLDAAVRTFGQRGYRAASMDEIAELAGVSKPLVYLYLNSKEDLFTACIRREVTALTTAVRAGVNPELPADRQLWEGLRAFFTHTARNPDAWAVLHLQARTHGEPFAAEVAAMREDMVAFVTGLILVGAREARRDPSLPEREVAGLAEGLVGAAEALAAWANATPGITARQAAATLMNFAWAGLGDLMEGRPWTPPPAGEPGE; this comes from the coding sequence ATGGGTGCTGTGAAGAGCAAACGGATGCCTCGCGCGGTGCGGGAACAACAGATGCTGGACGCGGCGGTGCGGACCTTCGGGCAGCGCGGCTACCGGGCCGCGTCGATGGACGAGATCGCCGAACTGGCGGGCGTGTCCAAGCCGTTGGTGTACCTGTACCTGAACTCCAAGGAAGACCTCTTCACGGCCTGCATCCGCCGCGAGGTCACGGCGCTCACCACCGCCGTGCGCGCGGGCGTCAACCCCGAGCTGCCCGCCGACCGTCAACTCTGGGAAGGTCTGCGGGCGTTCTTCACGCACACCGCGCGCAACCCGGACGCCTGGGCCGTGCTACACCTTCAGGCCCGTACGCACGGGGAACCGTTCGCCGCCGAAGTGGCGGCGATGCGGGAGGACATGGTGGCGTTCGTGACCGGGCTGATCCTGGTCGGGGCCCGGGAGGCCCGCCGCGATCCCTCGCTGCCCGAGCGCGAGGTGGCCGGCCTCGCGGAGGGCCTGGTGGGCGCCGCCGAGGCCCTCGCGGCCTGGGCCAACGCGACCCCCGGCATCACCGCCCGCCAGGCCGCCGCGACCCTGATGAACTTCGCGTGGGCGGGCCTGGGCGACCTCATGGAGGGCCGCCCATGGACTCCGCCGCCCGCGGGGGAGCCCGGGGAGTAG
- a CDS encoding MaoC family dehydratase, whose amino-acid sequence MQPTPTHTLAAPPALAPLLARGALGSPRKSRGLRGADSPPLPPGRFARLVLPGVRIDLARLAAYERVCGFPTGEDAVPLTYPHVLGFPLAMRIMSGRDFPLPLLGLVHTSIEITRRRRLPATGEYEITVYVEELAPHRRGTEATVVTEVRDGSEGEGGFGGGAGVAWESRCTYLARHGRGEGRGRAAAGGRSGAASAGRSGLAPEGLPAVPGVAEWRLGGDVGRRYGAVSGDRNPIHLHPLGARLFGFPRAIAHGMWTVARCLAEYGTPPAALVRAEFRAPVPLPGTVTYAADAGTWGGFELRGGGVPGPDGEQVRPRVHVSGHVYPLVV is encoded by the coding sequence ATGCAGCCGACGCCCACGCACACCCTCGCGGCCCCACCGGCTCTCGCGCCCCTTCTCGCCAGGGGCGCGCTCGGATCGCCGCGCAAGAGCCGCGGGCTGCGGGGCGCCGACTCCCCGCCCCTGCCCCCCGGTCGGTTCGCCCGGCTCGTCCTGCCCGGCGTCCGGATCGACCTCGCCCGTCTCGCCGCGTACGAGCGCGTCTGCGGGTTCCCCACGGGGGAGGACGCCGTCCCGCTGACGTATCCGCACGTCCTCGGCTTTCCGCTCGCCATGCGGATCATGTCCGGCCGGGACTTCCCGCTGCCCCTCCTCGGACTCGTGCACACCTCGATCGAGATCACCCGACGCCGACGGCTGCCCGCCACCGGGGAGTACGAGATCACCGTGTACGTCGAGGAGTTGGCGCCCCATCGCCGGGGCACGGAGGCGACGGTGGTGACCGAGGTACGGGACGGGAGCGAGGGCGAGGGCGGTTTCGGGGGCGGGGCCGGGGTCGCGTGGGAGTCCCGGTGCACGTATCTCGCCCGGCATGGGCGGGGCGAGGGGAGGGGGCGGGCTGCGGCCGGCGGGAGGAGTGGGGCGGCTTCGGCCGGCCGGAGCGGGTTGGCGCCCGAGGGGCTTCCAGCGGTGCCCGGGGTTGCCGAGTGGCGGTTGGGCGGGGATGTCGGGCGGCGGTACGGGGCCGTGTCCGGGGATCGCAATCCGATCCATCTGCATCCGCTCGGCGCCCGCCTGTTCGGGTTCCCGCGGGCCATCGCGCACGGGATGTGGACCGTGGCCCGCTGCCTCGCCGAGTACGGCACTCCCCCGGCGGCCCTCGTCCGCGCGGAGTTCCGGGCTCCGGTGCCCCTGCCCGGCACGGTGACGTACGCGGCCGACGCAGGGACGTGGGGCGGCTTCGAACTGCGCGGCGGAGGCGTCCCGGGGCCGGACGGGGAGCAGGTCCGGCCGAGGGTCCATGTGAGCGGCCACGTGTACCCGCTCGTTGTCTGA